One Streptomyces sp. RPA4-2 genomic window carries:
- a CDS encoding ANTAR domain-containing protein translates to MSEHLLTSQVRSGDEAGHEVLAGDTMAAHGSPFLKVAAYPAGERTIVVVAGELDIDTEQALKRALREALASSARGLDLDLAAVGFCDCSGLNVLLCIHRLALAEAKTVRIQTAGIAVEHLLTLTRTSALFAHPDGTDPGTTFNARGMRTATAGPLEGEGSREDAEDSLRIEICQLKRAMETRPVIDLARGVLMASFGLTAEDAWSVLVKTSQCTNNKLHHVAQGLVGAVNGAQLPDGLRRQVSAAVTEILNPPSLEQQRHEWVPSRSVTRDSGSTSP, encoded by the coding sequence ATGTCAGAGCATCTGCTTACTTCCCAGGTGAGAAGCGGCGACGAAGCCGGCCATGAGGTACTGGCGGGCGACACGATGGCAGCGCACGGCTCGCCTTTCCTGAAGGTCGCGGCCTACCCCGCCGGCGAGCGGACCATCGTGGTGGTCGCGGGTGAACTCGACATCGACACGGAGCAGGCGCTCAAACGTGCCCTTCGCGAAGCGCTGGCCTCATCCGCCCGCGGCTTGGACCTGGACTTGGCCGCCGTCGGCTTCTGTGACTGCTCCGGCCTCAACGTCCTGCTGTGCATCCACCGCCTGGCCCTGGCAGAGGCCAAGACGGTCCGCATCCAGACTGCGGGGATCGCGGTCGAGCACCTGCTCACGCTCACCCGGACATCTGCGCTCTTCGCCCACCCCGATGGCACCGACCCCGGCACGACCTTCAACGCCCGGGGCATGCGTACAGCCACCGCCGGCCCTCTGGAGGGGGAGGGGTCGCGTGAGGACGCCGAGGACAGCCTGCGCATCGAAATCTGCCAGCTCAAGCGGGCCATGGAGACCCGTCCTGTCATCGATCTGGCTCGCGGGGTCTTGATGGCCTCCTTCGGTCTGACCGCCGAGGACGCCTGGAGCGTGCTGGTCAAGACCTCTCAGTGCACCAACAACAAACTCCACCACGTCGCGCAGGGCCTGGTCGGAGCGGTGAACGGTGCTCAGCTGCCCGACGGACTGCGGCGGCAGGTCTCCGCGGCGGTCACCGAAATCCTCAACCCGCCCTCCCTCGAACAGCAACGCCATGAGTGGGTCCCGAGTAGGTCCGTGACGCGGGACAGCGGCAGCACTTCGCCGTGA
- a CDS encoding LLM class F420-dependent oxidoreductase, which produces MVRIGYTMMTEQAGPRELVGHVVGAERAGFDFSVTSDHYFPWLESQGHAPYAWSVLGAAAQATERIPLMTYVTCPTTRYHPAVVAQKAATMQLLSQGRFRLGLGSGENLNEHVVGGGWPAAHVRLAMLEEAVEIIRALFAGENVNHHGVHFDVENATLWDLPETPLPIGVAVSGDSSCELAGRLADLVIATEPKPELISAFDHHGGAGKPKVGQLPICCDTDRDAAIARAHDQFRWFGCGWPVNSELPGPAGFAGATQFVRPEDVAQSIPCGDDVQAVVEAVRPYAEAGFTEVALVQIGGEHQEPYLEWAEQKLLPALRGL; this is translated from the coding sequence ATGGTGCGGATCGGATACACGATGATGACCGAGCAGGCCGGTCCGCGGGAGCTGGTGGGCCATGTGGTCGGCGCCGAGCGCGCCGGCTTCGACTTCTCGGTCACGTCCGACCACTACTTCCCCTGGTTGGAATCCCAGGGTCATGCCCCCTACGCGTGGAGCGTGCTCGGCGCCGCCGCGCAGGCCACTGAACGCATTCCCCTGATGACCTACGTCACCTGCCCGACGACCCGCTACCACCCGGCGGTCGTCGCGCAGAAGGCCGCCACGATGCAGCTTCTCTCCCAGGGACGGTTCCGCCTGGGGCTCGGCTCCGGAGAGAACCTCAACGAGCATGTGGTGGGCGGCGGTTGGCCCGCCGCGCACGTCCGGCTGGCGATGCTGGAGGAGGCTGTGGAGATCATCCGCGCGCTCTTCGCGGGGGAGAACGTCAACCACCACGGCGTCCACTTCGACGTGGAGAACGCCACGTTGTGGGACCTGCCCGAGACCCCCCTGCCGATCGGTGTCGCCGTCTCCGGTGACAGCTCGTGCGAACTCGCCGGCCGCCTCGCCGACCTGGTGATCGCCACCGAACCGAAACCGGAGCTGATCTCCGCGTTCGACCATCACGGTGGCGCGGGCAAACCCAAGGTCGGTCAGCTGCCGATCTGCTGCGACACCGACCGCGACGCTGCGATCGCCCGCGCCCACGACCAGTTCCGCTGGTTCGGCTGCGGCTGGCCGGTCAACTCCGAGCTTCCCGGACCCGCCGGGTTCGCGGGTGCCACCCAGTTCGTACGGCCCGAGGACGTGGCCCAGTCCATTCCCTGCGGCGACGACGTACAGGCAGTGGTCGAGGCCGTACGCCCCTACGCCGAAGCGGGGTTCACCGAGGTCGCGCTCGTCCAGATCGGCGGCGAACACCAGGAGCCGTACCTGGAATGGGCCGAGCAGAAGCTGCTGCCCGCTCTCCGCGGGCTGTGA
- a CDS encoding HAD family hydrolase, translated as MTTERAAIFDVDGTLVDTNYLHVVTWWEAFRQAGHRVPMREIHRAVGLGGGDLIEHLLGKDRDPEDDGQVVAAHHALYATYFDRLPALDAAGDLLRALAGRGWKIVLATSASGAELSALRRAIDADDVILGAASADDVTDGKPAPDPVQQARGFADVPSERAVFVGDTVWDMEAAVRDGVVPVAVLSGGIPRADLDKAGARAVYRDPADLLAHLDSSVFAERE; from the coding sequence ATGACCACGGAACGCGCCGCGATCTTCGACGTCGACGGAACCCTCGTCGACACCAATTACCTGCATGTCGTCACCTGGTGGGAGGCGTTCAGGCAGGCGGGCCACCGTGTCCCCATGCGTGAGATCCATCGGGCCGTGGGTCTGGGTGGTGGCGACCTGATCGAGCATCTGCTCGGGAAGGATCGTGATCCCGAGGACGACGGGCAGGTCGTCGCGGCCCACCACGCCCTCTATGCCACGTACTTCGACCGGCTGCCGGCGCTGGACGCGGCGGGCGACCTGCTGCGCGCACTGGCCGGGCGGGGCTGGAAGATCGTCCTGGCGACCTCGGCGAGCGGCGCGGAACTCTCCGCGCTGCGTCGGGCCATCGACGCGGACGACGTCATCCTCGGAGCGGCCAGCGCGGACGACGTCACCGACGGTAAACCCGCCCCCGACCCCGTCCAACAGGCCAGGGGATTCGCAGACGTTCCGAGCGAACGAGCCGTGTTCGTCGGCGACACCGTGTGGGACATGGAGGCCGCCGTACGCGACGGAGTGGTTCCGGTGGCGGTGCTGTCCGGCGGGATCCCGCGCGCGGACCTGGACAAGGCCGGTGCCCGTGCGGTGTACAGAGACCCCGCCGACCTCCTCGCACACCTGGACTCCAGCGTCTTCGCCGAGCGGGAGTGA
- a CDS encoding DUF6343 family protein, translating to MPDDHIRQTKEPVPRSRSGVIGDRSPRAGTEPSNAQSPLRLRLLLSGIFLPLFVAAAVVFGVWAAASDAGDTPGRGALVTIAAVAAALALTAALDVTIVARRLRRERVRRA from the coding sequence GTGCCTGACGACCACATTCGACAGACGAAGGAACCCGTTCCCCGCTCACGCTCCGGCGTGATCGGTGACAGATCCCCGAGAGCCGGAACCGAGCCGAGCAACGCCCAGAGCCCCCTTCGTCTGAGGTTGCTGCTGTCCGGGATCTTCCTGCCTCTCTTCGTCGCGGCGGCCGTAGTGTTCGGCGTGTGGGCGGCCGCCTCCGACGCTGGGGACACACCCGGCCGCGGCGCCCTGGTCACCATCGCGGCGGTGGCAGCCGCACTCGCGCTGACAGCCGCCTTGGACGTGACGATCGTGGCGCGTCGTCTGCGACGCGAACGAGTCCGCCGCGCTTGA
- a CDS encoding type IV toxin-antitoxin system AbiEi family antitoxin domain-containing protein — protein sequence MNVSELLRLLQAEHDETAARADHLREQIVRLTTGLAETEARLAELTATRKVIDGLTPPDHATAFVETATVYQRIVTTFNEHPGKVFRVRDLHEHLGLPTDEPSINVTRSRLGRLVRQGLLEQPGRGRYQKRT from the coding sequence GTGAACGTCAGCGAACTCCTGCGGCTGCTGCAGGCCGAGCACGATGAGACCGCCGCACGAGCCGACCACCTGCGCGAGCAGATCGTGCGGCTCACCACCGGCCTCGCCGAGACCGAAGCCCGCCTGGCCGAGCTCACCGCGACTCGCAAGGTCATCGACGGCCTCACCCCGCCCGATCACGCAACGGCCTTCGTGGAGACCGCCACCGTCTACCAGCGCATCGTGACCACGTTCAACGAGCACCCTGGGAAGGTGTTCCGTGTCCGCGACCTGCACGAGCACCTCGGCCTGCCCACCGACGAGCCCTCGATCAACGTCACCCGCTCCCGCCTGGGACGACTCGTCCGTCAAGGACTCCTCGAACAACCCGGACGCGGCCGCTACCAGAAACGGACTTAA
- a CDS encoding IS5 family transposase, with amino-acid sequence MERMPYATDLSDEQWALIEPLVTAWKQERVARSATGDPGSCDLREVVNALLYQNRTGCQWRLLPHDLPAWSAVFYYFTLWRQDGLDQRIQEILRCQVRERSRRLEDPSLVIIDTQSVRVAAGVPKETTGLDANKKTPGRKRGLAVDVLGLIIGVVVLAASAHDNEAGIALLDQAAERCGMRLEKVLVDQGFKDAVIIHGAVKDITVEVVRRNPDDEGKGFVPQPKRWVVEQANGTLMLHRRLARDYDHRPDNAASRVYWASTAGMLRRLTTPAPAWRDDVELAA; translated from the coding sequence ATGGAACGGATGCCGTACGCAACCGACTTGTCCGACGAGCAGTGGGCGTTGATCGAGCCGCTGGTCACCGCGTGGAAGCAGGAGCGGGTGGCGCGGTCGGCGACCGGGGACCCGGGCTCCTGCGACCTGCGCGAGGTAGTGAACGCGCTGCTCTACCAGAACCGGACGGGCTGTCAGTGGCGGCTCCTGCCACACGACCTCCCGGCCTGGTCGGCGGTGTTCTACTACTTCACTCTGTGGCGCCAGGATGGTCTTGACCAGCGGATTCAGGAGATCCTGCGCTGCCAGGTGCGGGAGCGGTCCAGACGATTAGAGGACCCGTCCCTGGTGATCATCGACACCCAGTCCGTCCGCGTGGCGGCCGGGGTGCCGAAGGAGACGACGGGACTGGACGCGAACAAGAAGACGCCTGGCAGGAAGCGGGGACTCGCAGTCGACGTGCTGGGCCTGATCATCGGTGTGGTGGTCCTGGCCGCGAGCGCCCACGACAACGAGGCCGGCATCGCCCTGCTGGACCAGGCGGCCGAACGATGTGGGATGCGCCTGGAAAAGGTCCTGGTCGACCAGGGTTTCAAGGACGCTGTGATCATCCACGGGGCGGTAAAGGACATCACCGTCGAGGTGGTTCGGCGCAACCCCGACGACGAAGGCAAGGGCTTCGTCCCGCAACCGAAGCGGTGGGTGGTCGAGCAGGCCAACGGCACCCTCATGCTGCACCGGCGCCTCGCCCGCGACTACGATCACCGGCCCGACAACGCGGCTTCCCGCGTCTACTGGGCCTCCACCGCCGGCATGCTCCGCCGCCTCACCACCCCTGCCCCCGCCTGGCGGGACGACGTGGAGCTGGCCGCGTGA
- a CDS encoding CsbD family protein, which produces MAANQKAQAKGERAKGKVKKVVGDAVGNESLAAKGRTQESKGDLRAAKEKVKDAIRPK; this is translated from the coding sequence GTGGCTGCCAATCAGAAGGCCCAGGCCAAGGGCGAGCGAGCCAAGGGCAAGGTCAAGAAGGTCGTCGGAGACGCGGTAGGTAATGAGTCCCTGGCAGCCAAGGGGCGCACCCAAGAGTCCAAGGGCGACCTGCGCGCGGCCAAGGAGAAGGTCAAGGACGCGATCCGACCCAAGTAG
- a CDS encoding MSMEG_6728 family protein: MQTFLPYPDFMQSAAVLDQARLGKQRVEALQVLRGLTVPDHGWRHHPAVRMWTGYEEALVRYGLDVCAMWTAEARTDTCASTLTTDFARYRPGATVRVQEQLADDDELPPWLGDPAFHRSHQSALVRKAPEIYTPFFPDVPDDLPYVWPTSDRATS, translated from the coding sequence GTGCAGACCTTTCTCCCGTATCCCGACTTCATGCAGTCCGCCGCGGTGCTGGACCAGGCGCGTCTGGGCAAACAGCGAGTCGAGGCCCTCCAGGTGCTGCGCGGCCTGACCGTCCCCGACCACGGATGGCGCCACCATCCCGCGGTACGCATGTGGACCGGCTACGAGGAGGCCCTGGTCCGCTACGGCCTGGACGTGTGCGCCATGTGGACGGCGGAAGCGCGCACCGACACGTGCGCCTCCACGCTCACCACCGACTTCGCCCGGTACCGTCCCGGCGCCACCGTACGCGTCCAGGAGCAACTCGCCGACGACGACGAGCTGCCACCCTGGCTGGGAGACCCCGCCTTCCACCGCAGCCACCAGTCGGCACTGGTGCGCAAGGCACCGGAGATCTACACCCCGTTCTTCCCGGACGTCCCCGACGATCTGCCGTACGTCTGGCCGACGTCCGACCGGGCCACCTCGTAA
- a CDS encoding alkaline shock response membrane anchor protein AmaP has product MNGRSTLNRLLLALCGLVLLGGGLLILTAGFDVYHRLRVVPPAGWPVAMPRDVLLSNADRIRWSDQGWWWWAAVIAILVLAAALALTWLLTQLRRRPGAVQLGGTPPAESVELRGLALGDVVASEARTLPDVERASAHLTGRAAGPQLHVALTLSDHGLPASVLQSLCRGPVAHARESTGLTHLPARAHLHVTRHKARRAE; this is encoded by the coding sequence ATGAACGGTCGATCCACACTCAACCGTCTCCTCCTGGCGCTGTGCGGCCTGGTGTTGCTGGGAGGCGGCCTGCTGATCCTCACTGCCGGGTTCGACGTCTACCACCGCCTTCGTGTCGTGCCGCCTGCCGGGTGGCCCGTGGCCATGCCCCGCGACGTCCTGCTCAGCAATGCCGACCGCATACGCTGGAGCGACCAGGGCTGGTGGTGGTGGGCTGCCGTCATCGCCATTCTGGTTCTGGCAGCGGCTCTGGCCCTCACCTGGCTACTCACCCAGCTGCGTCGTCGGCCTGGCGCGGTGCAGCTGGGTGGGACGCCTCCGGCCGAAAGCGTCGAGCTACGGGGGCTCGCCCTCGGTGACGTCGTAGCCTCGGAAGCCCGTACGCTGCCCGACGTCGAGCGGGCCAGCGCCCACCTCACCGGGCGCGCGGCGGGGCCCCAGCTCCACGTGGCTCTCACACTGTCGGATCATGGTCTTCCCGCCTCCGTGCTCCAGTCCCTGTGCCGTGGTCCCGTGGCCCACGCCCGCGAGTCGACAGGGTTGACCCACCTGCCTGCCCGCGCACACCTGCACGTGACCAGGCACAAGGCTCGCCGCGCCGAATAG
- a CDS encoding DUF6286 domain-containing protein: protein MVAFIAFCAIGALLYDVIAVRAGQPAGTWRTRITEEMTTRPVDDPWLLATGAVAVVLGLWLLILALTPGLRRLLPLRTPEDSPETGAWLDRKGAAIVLRDAAMRVPGVSRARIQVRRRRVVARVEVGFRDIATVRDDLSQALQRQCRQLALVHTPRLAIRLHHHTR, encoded by the coding sequence TTGGTCGCATTCATTGCGTTCTGCGCCATCGGAGCGCTGCTCTACGACGTGATCGCCGTACGCGCCGGACAGCCGGCCGGAACATGGCGCACCCGCATCACCGAGGAGATGACCACCCGCCCGGTGGACGACCCCTGGCTGCTGGCCACGGGTGCCGTCGCGGTCGTCCTCGGCCTGTGGCTGCTCATCCTCGCCCTGACGCCCGGTCTGCGCCGGCTCCTGCCCTTGCGAACACCTGAGGATTCCCCGGAGACAGGGGCCTGGCTGGACCGCAAGGGCGCCGCCATCGTGCTGCGCGATGCCGCGATGCGGGTCCCCGGCGTCAGCCGTGCCCGGATTCAGGTCCGGCGCCGCCGCGTCGTCGCCCGTGTCGAGGTCGGATTCCGCGACATCGCGACCGTCCGCGACGACCTCTCTCAGGCCCTGCAGCGGCAGTGTCGTCAGCTCGCGCTGGTACACACCCCACGACTGGCGATCCGGCTGCACCACCACACCCGCTGA
- a CDS encoding Asp23/Gls24 family envelope stress response protein — protein sequence MPYRPTPPAARGATVIPDRVVARIAARAAGTALYQIIGPRHPLPELDAPSARATTHDGTARLTLSVDLPYPTDITGTCRQLQREISEQVAHLTGLDISEVMLTVRRLVVTDRPARVR from the coding sequence ATGCCATACCGCCCCACCCCGCCCGCGGCACGGGGCGCGACGGTGATACCTGACCGCGTAGTAGCCCGTATCGCCGCAAGAGCGGCCGGCACAGCCCTCTACCAGATCATCGGGCCGCGACACCCGCTCCCAGAGCTCGACGCACCCAGCGCCCGCGCGACTACGCACGACGGGACGGCGCGGCTGACGCTGTCCGTGGACCTCCCCTATCCCACAGACATCACCGGCACCTGCCGGCAACTGCAACGCGAGATCAGCGAACAGGTGGCCCACCTGACGGGGCTGGACATCAGCGAGGTGATGCTGACGGTACGGCGCCTGGTGGTCACGGACCGGCCAGCCCGCGTCCGCTGA
- a CDS encoding Asp23/Gls24 family envelope stress response protein, whose product MSDSPDRPSSGQDGTTEPATMLKGPTGAGTSPETRGQTTIADGVVAKIAGMAAREVPGIHSLGAGMTRALGAVRERVPGGGTGGVSRGVKVEVGERQAAVDIDVVVDYGFPIVEVAAEVRVNVIGAVERMTGLEVVEVNLVVDDVNLPDEDDAEPSEGRVQ is encoded by the coding sequence ATGTCAGACAGCCCCGACCGTCCCTCTTCCGGACAGGACGGCACTACAGAACCCGCGACCATGCTGAAAGGGCCGACCGGAGCCGGCACCTCACCCGAAACTCGGGGCCAGACCACCATCGCCGACGGCGTCGTGGCCAAGATCGCGGGAATGGCCGCCCGTGAGGTGCCCGGTATCCACAGCCTCGGAGCGGGAATGACCCGCGCCCTCGGAGCCGTCCGTGAGCGCGTCCCCGGTGGAGGGACCGGTGGTGTCAGCCGTGGAGTGAAGGTCGAGGTGGGCGAACGCCAGGCCGCTGTGGACATCGATGTCGTCGTCGACTACGGCTTCCCCATCGTCGAGGTCGCAGCCGAGGTACGCGTCAACGTCATCGGCGCAGTGGAACGCATGACGGGCCTTGAGGTGGTCGAGGTGAACCTCGTCGTCGACGACGTGAACCTGCCCGACGAAGACGACGCAGAGCCGAGCGAAGGCCGTGTCCAATGA
- a CDS encoding RNA polymerase sigma factor has protein sequence MTDGLLTAPDDLLATRAGEGDEEAFSILMRRHSRPLLALAIHTLGNPQDAEDAVQDAFISAWRRLPEFRHACAFSTWIYRITVNRCLNSLRRRPAPVPLNAVAEPTARADCSPAQAAEEDALADALAEALGDLEPRQRVCWILRELHGLSYEQIAQVTGTSEQTVRGRLYRARRSLKEMMASWR, from the coding sequence CTGACCGACGGACTGCTCACCGCGCCGGACGATCTGCTGGCGACACGCGCTGGCGAGGGCGACGAGGAAGCCTTCAGCATCCTGATGCGGCGCCACAGCCGCCCCCTGCTCGCACTGGCCATCCATACGCTGGGCAATCCTCAGGACGCCGAGGACGCGGTCCAGGACGCGTTCATCAGCGCTTGGAGGCGCCTCCCCGAATTCCGCCATGCCTGTGCATTCAGCACCTGGATATACCGCATCACCGTCAACCGCTGTCTGAATTCCCTGCGCCGTCGACCTGCGCCGGTACCGTTGAACGCAGTGGCCGAACCCACCGCCCGCGCGGACTGTTCGCCCGCCCAGGCAGCGGAGGAGGACGCTCTTGCCGACGCGCTGGCGGAAGCACTCGGCGACCTCGAACCTCGTCAGAGGGTCTGCTGGATCCTGCGGGAACTGCACGGACTGTCCTACGAACAGATCGCCCAAGTGACCGGAACCAGCGAGCAGACGGTCCGCGGAAGGCTGTACCGGGCTCGCCGGTCCCTGAAGGAGATGATGGCCTCGTGGCGCTAG
- a CDS encoding gas vesicle protein codes for MAEERRPRAGKASTTAARRPPPVRGAGQAARAACQSLEGLIGHPTEGVSAVKRVDDGWCVVVDVLELPRIPDTTSLLASYEVQIDQDGELLEYSRVRRYRRGSADE; via the coding sequence ATGGCAGAAGAACGTCGGCCGCGCGCCGGGAAAGCCTCGACGACAGCCGCTCGCCGCCCACCCCCTGTGAGGGGTGCAGGCCAAGCAGCGCGGGCTGCCTGCCAGAGCCTGGAGGGGTTGATCGGCCATCCCACGGAGGGTGTGTCAGCGGTGAAGCGCGTCGATGACGGCTGGTGTGTCGTCGTGGACGTCCTTGAGCTGCCCCGGATTCCGGACACGACAAGCCTTCTCGCTTCGTACGAGGTGCAGATCGACCAGGACGGCGAGCTCTTGGAGTACAGCAGGGTCCGTCGATATCGGCGCGGATCCGCCGATGAGTGA
- the gvpJ gene encoding gas vesicle protein GvpJ has protein sequence MPATTYSDEVVACPPRAGTLYDVLELILDRGMVIDVFVRVSLVGIEILKIDARIVIASVDTYLRFAEACNRLDLERDSGSTTVPELLSGSAAKSIGKRKVRKAAESVGDTVRKAVGGRSDDSDEHDEDEDEEEQQERPRKRRAPTRSGSSRRPVRA, from the coding sequence ATGCCTGCGACCACCTACTCCGATGAGGTAGTGGCGTGCCCGCCGCGCGCCGGCACGTTGTACGACGTGCTGGAACTCATTCTCGATCGGGGCATGGTGATCGACGTCTTCGTTCGGGTCTCCCTGGTCGGCATCGAGATCCTCAAGATCGACGCGCGCATCGTCATCGCGAGTGTGGACACCTATCTGCGGTTCGCTGAGGCCTGCAACCGGCTCGACCTGGAACGGGACTCCGGCAGCACCACGGTTCCCGAACTGCTCAGCGGCAGCGCCGCCAAGTCCATCGGCAAACGCAAGGTCCGCAAGGCCGCCGAGAGCGTGGGTGACACCGTACGCAAGGCAGTCGGAGGCCGCAGCGACGACTCCGACGAGCATGACGAGGACGAGGACGAGGAAGAGCAGCAGGAGCGGCCGAGGAAGCGGCGTGCTCCTACCCGTAGCGGTTCGAGTCGACGACCGGTGAGGGCCTGA
- a CDS encoding GvpL/GvpF family gas vesicle protein encodes MTGDGVYVYAITRAGSLLPADANGVGSPAAQLRVIRQGGIAAVVSDAPANLRARRRDLLAHQELLLRLSGQGPVLPMRFGMVAPDEETVRGQLAAQEADHLVVLEHLADGVEINVKALPAQNALGSLITEDKNVRRLRDEARRRPGYEANVRLGEAVATALESRAAEAGRRVLRELTSRARAMAPGPDVQGCVLNVSFLVGRGDSDDFMSAAEKFAESRRERVELRLAGPLPCYSFVSVESIRVRTAGV; translated from the coding sequence ATGACAGGCGATGGGGTGTACGTGTACGCGATCACGCGGGCCGGAAGCCTGTTGCCGGCGGACGCGAACGGTGTGGGAAGCCCCGCAGCCCAGCTGCGCGTGATCCGGCAGGGCGGGATCGCCGCCGTGGTCAGTGACGCTCCTGCGAACCTCCGAGCCAGGCGACGCGATCTTCTGGCTCACCAGGAGCTTCTGCTCCGCCTTTCGGGCCAAGGTCCGGTCCTGCCGATGCGATTCGGGATGGTGGCGCCGGACGAGGAGACGGTGCGCGGTCAGCTGGCAGCCCAGGAGGCGGACCACCTGGTTGTACTGGAACATCTCGCGGACGGCGTGGAGATCAACGTCAAGGCGCTCCCGGCACAGAACGCGCTCGGTAGCCTCATCACGGAGGACAAGAACGTCCGGCGACTGCGGGACGAGGCTCGTCGAAGGCCGGGGTACGAAGCCAACGTCCGACTGGGCGAAGCCGTCGCGACCGCACTGGAGAGCAGGGCCGCCGAAGCTGGCCGGCGAGTACTGCGCGAACTCACGTCCAGGGCACGCGCCATGGCCCCGGGGCCGGACGTCCAAGGGTGCGTTCTCAACGTGTCGTTCCTCGTCGGTCGCGGTGACAGCGACGACTTCATGAGCGCGGCGGAGAAGTTTGCCGAATCCCGCCGCGAACGCGTTGAGTTGCGTCTCGCGGGCCCACTGCCCTGCTACAGCTTCGTCTCCGTCGAAAGCATCCGTGTTCGGACCGCCGGAGTCTGA
- a CDS encoding gas vesicle protein GvpG, producing the protein MGLITGILTLPIAPVRGVVWVAEKLNDAAERELHDPGVLRAQLALLNREFEDGDITLEEFEREEERLLDRLYATRVAPAPHDRRGHAHG; encoded by the coding sequence ATGGGGCTGATCACCGGCATTCTCACTCTCCCCATCGCCCCGGTCCGCGGCGTCGTCTGGGTGGCGGAAAAACTCAACGACGCGGCTGAGCGTGAGTTGCACGACCCCGGAGTGCTCCGTGCCCAGTTGGCCCTGCTGAACCGGGAGTTCGAAGACGGCGACATCACCTTGGAGGAGTTCGAACGAGAAGAGGAACGACTGCTCGATCGGCTATACGCCACACGGGTCGCTCCCGCACCGCATGATCGAAGGGGACACGCTCATGGATGA
- a CDS encoding histone protein, which produces MDEKEKVTLAAAVVGGYVLGRTKKGRLALSIATYLAGRRFGLEPRQLAAEGMRRLGEIPQFAELQEQLRGEVLEAGRKAVAAAADRGMSTLAGAISDRTARLGEIAGEDEEDEEEYEPEEEDAEYEEEDEPEAEYEDGEDEEEEEEEEEPEAEYEEEGEEEEEEEPEEEPEVARPQRRRPSPRRSRRTSPPATSKKAAPARAERSRSAKPAPKKSAPAKKAAAKKSAPAKKSAPAKKAAAKKSAPAKKSAPAKKAAAKKSAPAKKTAARKTTSSKRAASKRADRRR; this is translated from the coding sequence ATGGATGAGAAGGAAAAAGTGACGCTCGCGGCCGCTGTAGTGGGCGGCTATGTGCTGGGGCGAACGAAGAAGGGCCGCCTGGCTCTGTCCATTGCGACCTACCTGGCGGGCCGGCGATTCGGGCTTGAACCTCGCCAGCTCGCGGCCGAGGGGATGCGGAGGCTGGGGGAGATCCCTCAGTTCGCCGAACTGCAGGAGCAACTGCGCGGAGAAGTACTCGAAGCGGGACGCAAGGCAGTGGCTGCTGCCGCCGACCGGGGGATGAGCACGCTCGCCGGCGCCATCAGCGACCGCACGGCCCGGCTCGGCGAGATCGCGGGTGAGGACGAGGAGGACGAGGAGGAGTACGAGCCGGAAGAGGAAGACGCGGAGTACGAGGAAGAGGACGAGCCGGAGGCCGAGTACGAGGACGGCGAGGACGAGGAGGAAGAAGAGGAGGAAGAAGAGCCGGAGGCCGAGTACGAAGAAGAGGGGGAGGAGGAAGAGGAAGAAGAGCCGGAAGAAGAACCTGAAGTGGCGCGACCTCAGCGACGGCGCCCCAGCCCGCGGCGATCCCGCAGGACCTCCCCGCCGGCGACTTCCAAGAAGGCCGCTCCCGCCCGCGCGGAGAGGAGCCGGTCGGCCAAGCCTGCGCCGAAGAAGTCAGCTCCGGCGAAGAAGGCGGCGGCGAAGAAGTCCGCGCCCGCGAAGAAGTCAGCTCCGGCGAAGAAGGCGGCGGCGAAGAAGTCCGCGCCCGCGAAGAAGTCAGCTCCGGCGAAGAAGGCGGCGGCGAAGAAGTCAGCTCCGGCCAAGAAGACCGCGGCCAGGAAGACGACGTCATCGAAGCGAGCAGCATCCAAGCGCGCCGATCGTCGGAGGTAG